In one Vulgatibacter incomptus genomic region, the following are encoded:
- a CDS encoding transposase — MGRCIERIDRRLLSIGRHLPSSGRIEAFNNNLETQQRRVRGCRDHRHFLFNLRFATPPFRSP, encoded by the coding sequence ATGGGCCGCTGCATCGAGCGGATCGATCGAAGGCTCCTTTCGATCGGCCGGCACCTTCCGTCCTCCGGGCGAATCGAGGCCTTCAACAACAACTTGGAGACGCAGCAACGTCGAGTACGAGGATGTCGCGACCATCGCCATTTCCTTTTCAACCTGCGATTTGCAACGCCGCCCTTCCGGTCGCCCTAG